Proteins from a single region of Amblyomma americanum isolate KBUSLIRL-KWMA chromosome 10, ASM5285725v1, whole genome shotgun sequence:
- the LOC144108794 gene encoding regucalcin-like, translating to MPGLRVRVASKRRCQLGEGPHWDERAQALLYVDCYAGCVSRLDPETHEDIDTIHFEGTIPFAIPLANHHHKIVIGHNHYVKLTDMKKRHEELVAMVETDNSGTRLNDAKCDAAGRLWTGTMAIDKKPMNVELEQGSMYSIEKKHIRKHIERITLPNGIAWTADNRKMFFVDSVPGKLYVYDFDLAHGDITNQKVVTDFTNPNFSDLAQPDGITIDQTDKLWVACYNGGHVVKIDPVTGTLVQKVRMPTQLVTSLCFGGPRYEDLFVTSGFIGLSRDQLQSQPDAGAIFKISGIPGTKGLPPNCFAM from the exons ATGCCTGGCCTGCGGGTTCGTGTGGCGTCTAAGCGTCGCTGTCAGCTCGGCGAGGGACCGCACTGGGACGAGAGGGCGCAGGCACTGCTATATGTGGATTGCTACGCTGGCTGCGTGAGCCGGCTCGACCCGGAAACTCACGAGGACATCGACACCATACACTTCG AGGGCACGATCCCGTTCGCGATTCCTCTGGCGAACCACCACCACAAGATTGTCATTGGCCACAACCACTACGTCAAGCTGACTGACATGAAGAAACGCCACGAAGAACTGGTCGCCATGGTGGAGACCGACAACTCAGGCACCCGGCTCAACGACGCCAAGTGCGATGCTGCTGGACGCCTCTGGACGG GCACCATGGCGATCGACAAGAAGCCCATGAACGTGGAGCTCGAACAGGGCTctatgtacagcattgagaagAAACACATCCGCAAGCACATCGAGCGCATCACCCTTCCTAACGGCATCGCCTGGACAGCCGACAACAGGAAGATGTTTTTCGTCGACTCTGTGCCCGGCAAGCTGTACGTCTACGACTTTGACCTCGCCCACGGTGACATCA CCAACCAGAAAGTGGTGACGGACTTCACCAACCCAAACTTCTCGGACCTCGCCCAGCCGGACGGCATTACAATCGACCAAACAGACAAGCTGTGGGTCGCGTGTTATAACGGCGGCCACGTCGTCAAGATTGATCCCGTCACAG GCACCCTGGTGCAGAAGGTGAGGATGCCTAcgcagctggtgacgtcactgtgctTCGGCGGCCCGCGCTACGAGGACCTGTTCGTCACTTCGGGCTTCATCGGCCTCAGCCGCGACCAGCTGCAAAGCCAGCCCGACGCGGGCGCCATCTTCAAGATATCCGGCATACCAGGAACCAAGGGACTCCCACCCAATTGCTTCGCCATGTGA